The proteins below are encoded in one region of Paramisgurnus dabryanus chromosome 2, PD_genome_1.1, whole genome shotgun sequence:
- the LOC135749256 gene encoding receptor-interacting serine/threonine-protein kinase 2 translates to MAQTSQLQEIHERDLRDVVLIKTSVGACLRGYFRRTEREVAVKLLTDSKWIDRLQKGGMSGQVRSERVLVPLGVYRSHSLFGLVWDWMTEGSLDSALHETELHPELSMTLCLRILLDVAEGLAHLHGIRLPHGALKATNVLLDQQYRAKLCDWGQEIDMNLMINSSNGFRPCYRDLAYISPEGNIPSAEADIYSFGILIWETLNRKRACEGMDQIQTLLLSAQEKLELGVRVDLLQPMTPQNHALTQLIVRCLHSEPKKRPSAEECARVLRTALAVYDPQTFSDDVLHLKSCKEKKLLKSSWELPIELLNLKDSSCISTKNWTSKVIPRNEAHLSQIPKLEAEGKVSLRMGRRVCSQIRCCKDSENKSVQPDSSQTPGQCGDPQRQSPTSLRSPCVSPTTLFQSTLPHNASNHVTCQMSAGRSFCRLLRERRESIVRCMTEGRLNNLLDVLRARQAVTRETYEIITAAVTLTERTRCLLDMCSCLGENVAVLVATTLGLVSTKHTQIASK, encoded by the exons ATGGCTCAGACCAGTCAACTACAGGAGATTCATGAGAGAGACCTGCGAGATGTAGTTCTCATTAAAACCAGCGTCGGTGCGTGTTTGCGTGGATATTTCAGAAGGACGGAACGCGAAGTGGCTGTCAAGTTGCTCACGGATAg TAAATGGATTGACAGGTTGCAGAAAGGAGGAATGTCGGGTCAGGTGAGATCTGAGCGTGTACTGGTCCCACTGGGTGTGTACAGGAGTCACTCTCTATTTGGGTTGGTGTGGGACTGGATGACTGAAGGCTCTCTAGATTCAGCACTGCATGAG ACAGAACTGCACCCAGAGCTTTCAATGACTCTTTGTCTTCGGATCCTGTTGGATGTTGCTGAAGGTTTAGCTCATCTCCATGGCATTCGGCTGCCTCATGGAGCCCTGAAAGCCACTAATGTTCTTCTTGACCAACAATACCGTGCCAAG TTGTGTGACTGGGGCCAAGAGATAGACATGAATTTGATGATAAACTCCTCCAATGGGTTTCGGCCATGCTACAGAGATCTGGCCTATATTTCACCCGAAGGCAACATTCCTTCTGCAGAGGCTGACATTTACAG TTTTGGGATTCTAATATGGGAAACGCTAAATAGAAAGCGTGCATGTGAAG GTATGGATCAGATTCAGACCCTCTTACTCTCTGCTCAGGAGAAGTTGGAGCTTGGTGTGAGGGTTGACCTTCTGCAACCAATGACCCCTCAAAACCATGCACTTACCCAGCTTATTGTTAGATGCTTGCACAGTGAACCTAAAAAACGGCCATCGGCTGAGG AGTGTGCAAGGGTTCTGAGGACAGCTTTGGCAGTTTATGATCCACAGACTTTCAGTGATGATGTTCTTCACCTAAAATCTTGCAAG gaAAAGAAGCTTCTGAAGTCATCCTGGGAGTTGCCAATTGAGCTACTTAATCTAAAA GACAGTAGTTGCATAAGCACCAAAAATTGGACCTCCAAGGTTATTCCAAGGAATGAAGCTCATTTGTCACAGATTCCCAAATTGGAAGCAGAAGGAAAGGTGTCTCTGCGGATGGGAAGAAGGGTTTGTTCTCAGATCAGATGCTGTAAGG ATTCTGAAAATAAATCAGTTCAACCTGATAGCTCTCAGACTCCTGGACAGTGTGGAGACCCCCAGAGACAGAGTCCCACGTCTTTAAGGTCCCCGTGTGTTTCCCCCACAACGCTATTTCAGAGTACATTGCCACATAATGCTAGCAACCATG TTACATGTCAAATGTCAGCCGGAAGGAGCTTTTGCCGACTGCTACGGGAGAGAAGGGAGAGCATTGTTCGTTGCATGACCGAAGGACGACTCAACAACCTGTTAGATGTGTTACGGGCCCGGCAGGCTGTGACCCGTGAGACATACGAGATCATCACGGCAGCCGTGACCTTGACCGAACGCACACGCTGTTTACTCGATATGTGTTCCTGTCTGGGGGAGAATGTGGCTGTTCTGGTGGCCACAACTTTGGGTCTAGTATCCACTAAACACACTCAGATAGCCTCTAAATGA